In the Clostridium beijerinckii genome, one interval contains:
- a CDS encoding cyclic lactone autoinducer peptide yields MNNILRNFLLKLTLNICTRMALRVSASACNWGLYQPEEPKCLRDVKNH; encoded by the coding sequence ATGAATAATATTTTAAGAAATTTCTTACTTAAGCTTACATTAAATATTTGTACGAGAATGGCGCTTAGAGTTTCGGCTTCAGCATGTAATTGGGGATTATATCAACCTGAAGAACCAAAATGTTTAAGAGATGTTAAAAATCATTAA
- a CDS encoding helix-turn-helix transcriptional regulator yields MLERIAQKSEERNVVMSWNCDTEIDHALEKLGQDFPHLNWDFSPDPSSGNNELISHWLGEKSEEVMVCAFKGEKIEERFHRQDFFFIHFAYHGDYDALSANYNNRITVKEGDCYIGQPYSGYAVKRDSDHECIILGVLIRKETFFREYLSALSADSSMLNFFLEPQKNKYAEEFVHLEIPASSPIWQLLNVMILEYAHKTEDSQKILKPMVMSLAMYLSYEYKRQRLPTGTTLIDRIMEYIESHSDSVTLNDIASHFGYHPVYISRLLPEKTGKTFSALLAESRMRRAKLLLNHTDLSIEKIADMLGYSNSSNFYKAFKQYYGTSPRQL; encoded by the coding sequence ATGCTTGAAAGAATTGCTCAGAAATCTGAAGAAAGGAACGTTGTTATGTCTTGGAATTGCGATACCGAAATCGATCACGCATTAGAAAAACTCGGTCAGGACTTTCCGCACCTCAATTGGGACTTTAGCCCGGATCCGTCCTCAGGAAATAACGAACTGATTTCGCATTGGTTGGGAGAGAAATCCGAGGAAGTTATGGTGTGTGCATTTAAAGGGGAAAAAATTGAGGAGCGTTTTCACCGCCAGGACTTTTTTTTCATTCATTTTGCTTACCACGGAGATTATGATGCATTAAGCGCCAACTATAACAATCGGATCACGGTAAAAGAAGGAGACTGCTATATCGGTCAGCCCTATAGCGGCTATGCTGTTAAGCGTGATTCTGATCACGAATGTATTATTCTAGGAGTACTGATTCGTAAAGAAACCTTTTTCCGGGAATACCTGAGTGCGCTCTCAGCAGATAGCTCCATGCTTAATTTTTTTCTGGAACCACAGAAAAACAAATATGCAGAAGAGTTCGTTCATCTGGAAATTCCAGCTTCTTCGCCAATCTGGCAGCTGCTGAATGTCATGATTCTTGAATATGCTCATAAAACAGAGGACTCACAGAAAATTTTAAAACCTATGGTCATGTCCCTTGCAATGTATCTTTCCTATGAGTACAAGCGTCAGCGTCTACCTACTGGCACGACATTAATTGACCGGATTATGGAATATATCGAATCACACTCTGATTCTGTAACATTGAATGACATTGCATCCCATTTCGGATATCACCCCGTCTATATTTCCCGTCTTTTGCCGGAAAAGACAGGGAAGACCTTTTCTGCTCTGCTAGCTGAATCACGTATGCGAAGAGCGAAGCTATTATTGAATCATACAGATCTTTCCATTGAAAAAATTGCTGATATGCTCGGATACAGCAATAGCAGCAATTTCTATAAGGCCTTTAAACAGTATTATGGTACTTCTCCTCGTCAGCTTTAA
- a CDS encoding TetR/AcrR family transcriptional regulator codes for MAYEKADRRVKYTKMIIKNSLLELMKERPISKVTVTDICKKADINRNTFYSHYANQFELLSNIEGELYEEIRQVAERTLNLETYEKLSYEICKYIKANSNICGVLFSENGDKELLKRIIYISHELNIEKWKKEEKYIDQKLFDNWYTFTAYGTIAVIEKWVNSGMKESPSKIAAFINKATEAVSKDFY; via the coding sequence ATGGCATACGAAAAAGCAGACCGTCGGGTGAAATATACAAAAATGATTATAAAAAACAGTTTACTGGAACTTATGAAAGAGCGTCCTATCAGCAAAGTTACAGTGACAGATATATGCAAAAAAGCAGATATAAATCGAAATACTTTTTATTCACATTATGCGAATCAGTTTGAACTTCTTTCAAATATTGAAGGTGAGTTATATGAAGAAATCAGACAGGTTGCGGAACGTACTTTGAACCTTGAAACTTATGAAAAACTATCATATGAAATTTGCAAGTATATAAAGGCAAATAGCAATATATGTGGAGTATTATTTTCAGAGAACGGGGATAAAGAATTATTGAAACGTATTATTTATATCAGCCACGAATTAAATATTGAGAAATGGAAGAAGGAAGAAAAATATATTGATCAAAAACTATTTGATAATTGGTACACATTTACCGCATATGGCACTATAGCCGTAATAGAAAAGTGGGTCAATAGTGGTATGAAGGAAAGTCCAAGTAAAATTGCTGCTTTTATTAATAAAGCGACAGAAGCAGTATCGAAAGATTTTTATTGA
- a CDS encoding SDR family oxidoreductase — translation MEQRTWFITGINSGFGRHMTEQLLERGDKVAGTVRNMNSVEDLKEKYGALLRVFHLDVTDTNTIYEVVDQAFNELGKIDVIVSNAGYGLIGAAEELTIEQITHQINTNLLGSIHLIRASLPHLRAQGEGHIIQLSSSAGQTAFSGGSLYHATKWGIEGFCEAVRQEIAPFNISLTIVEPSGARTNFTHHSVVLGQKLEAYSISQAHNARRGFEDTSIVPIGDPARMVKIMIDSADQKPAPIRIALGSGAYNTIHQSLSNRLEELEAQKELAFSTDFPANK, via the coding sequence ATGGAACAAAGAACTTGGTTTATAACTGGTATTAACAGTGGATTCGGACGACATATGACTGAACAACTCCTTGAGAGGGGCGATAAAGTTGCTGGTACTGTACGCAATATGAATTCAGTAGAAGACCTTAAGGAAAAATACGGTGCTCTTCTTAGAGTGTTTCATCTTGACGTTACAGACACCAACACAATTTATGAGGTTGTCGATCAAGCCTTCAACGAACTTGGAAAAATTGATGTTATTGTAAGCAACGCTGGTTATGGCCTTATTGGTGCAGCAGAAGAATTAACTATTGAGCAAATTACTCATCAGATTAACACAAATCTCCTTGGATCTATCCATTTGATTAGAGCTTCATTACCACATCTACGTGCTCAAGGAGAAGGGCATATCATTCAACTCTCATCATCAGCAGGCCAAACTGCATTCTCTGGAGGATCACTCTACCATGCAACTAAATGGGGAATTGAAGGATTCTGCGAAGCCGTAAGACAAGAAATCGCTCCTTTTAACATCAGTCTTACAATAGTGGAACCAAGCGGAGCACGTACGAATTTTACACATCATAGTGTAGTATTGGGTCAAAAGTTAGAGGCTTACTCGATTTCTCAAGCACATAATGCCAGACGCGGTTTTGAAGATACCTCGATAGTTCCTATTGGTGATCCTGCTAGAATGGTGAAAATCATGATTGACAGTGCTGACCAAAAGCCAGCACCAATAAGAATTGCTCTTGGCAGCGGAGCTTATAATACGATACATCAATCACTTTCAAATCGTCTTGAAGAACTTGAAGCACAAAAAGAACTTGCCTTTTCTACTGATTTCCCTGCTAATAAATAA
- a CDS encoding flavin reductase family protein: MMKNLGSNAFSYGYPAPVLMVGTYNDDGTVNVMNLHECTRTNAGDLALCIGPRSKTHENIKKRRAFTVALVNKNLIKEVDYFGIVSGQRVPDKFEKTGLKAVKSERVNAPIIEGSPLVIECELIEVVRANNFTTVLARIVNVAVDELVLDKTGIIDAKKTGMLFFDSFSNSYFSLGEKAGDAWVEGKKYL, from the coding sequence ATGATGAAAAATTTAGGTTCAAACGCTTTTTCGTATGGGTATCCAGCGCCGGTTTTAATGGTTGGCACTTATAATGATGATGGAACAGTCAATGTGATGAATTTGCATGAGTGTACAAGGACGAATGCAGGTGATCTTGCATTATGTATTGGTCCACGTAGTAAGACGCATGAAAACATTAAAAAGAGACGCGCATTTACTGTTGCACTGGTTAATAAGAATTTGATAAAGGAAGTGGATTATTTTGGAATTGTAAGCGGCCAGAGAGTTCCTGATAAATTTGAAAAAACAGGATTGAAGGCTGTAAAGAGTGAACGCGTCAATGCCCCTATCATCGAAGGCAGTCCACTAGTCATCGAATGCGAACTCATAGAGGTTGTAAGAGCAAATAATTTCACTACTGTACTTGCCAGGATTGTCAATGTAGCGGTAGATGAGTTAGTGTTAGATAAAACCGGCATAATTGATGCCAAGAAAACAGGAATGTTATTTTTTGATTCGTTCAGCAACAGCTATTTTTCATTAGGTGAGAAAGCCGGAGATGCATGGGTCGAAGGAAAAAAATATCTGTAA
- a CDS encoding PAS domain-containing sensor histidine kinase → MGNYINRHNDHLETMVGVIKIAIIVFSSIIIHMNLPKYWSSLYIHENTQCNIYMMVFSSFSTGINFIICSMITIGYSILQKVGLLKKSWLIDNIIFTFIISIPIYLSRAYQSECKYLFLLLIIYSIIQYGSKRGIVTSLFSSGIILVADLLYAPLENGVNIYFQKDLIMCGVFIFVAWILGYYVNIEAENNKKKDETLNTLSNEKKEMESLLLNNKICYDMLFENSLNSIIVHTNGEVIYANASATKLLGLKGENFYNHYLSEVSKDIKKKYSRISHNKLVKITSEESILNCDGEFIPVINTSSFFTYKGKPSVLTFLRDITSEKKVESLQEDIEKNLKLLNESREFNNLIMNFFTNMSHELKTPVNVIYSAVQTVNIYFGNYNLENIEKCKLYFKTMKQNCLRLIRIINNFLDVTKLNSDSGFIRIKKRNGNIVNIIEEITQSVASYVNDKDITLIFDTNVEEKIMGFDHDMMERIMLNLISNALKYSHSKGNIYVEFIDKQTSVIVKVRDEGDGIPKDKLNFIFERFGKVDNTLSRKCEGTGIGLYLVKSFVEMHGGKISVSSVEGQGSEFIIELPVELIKNEEEEDKILFKTNIEKIQIEFSDIYSLQS, encoded by the coding sequence ATGGGAAATTATATAAATAGACATAATGACCACTTAGAAACAATGGTAGGGGTTATTAAAATAGCAATTATAGTATTTAGTAGTATAATAATACATATGAATTTACCAAAGTATTGGTCAAGCTTATATATACATGAAAATACTCAATGTAATATATATATGATGGTTTTTTCTTCGTTTTCTACTGGCATAAATTTCATAATATGTTCAATGATTACCATTGGGTATTCAATATTACAAAAGGTAGGTTTATTAAAAAAATCATGGTTAATAGATAATATTATTTTTACATTTATTATATCCATACCTATATATTTATCCAGGGCATATCAAAGTGAATGCAAATATTTATTTCTGTTATTAATAATATATTCAATTATTCAATATGGTTCCAAACGAGGGATAGTAACATCACTTTTTTCTTCTGGTATTATTCTTGTAGCAGATTTATTGTATGCTCCCTTAGAGAATGGAGTTAATATATACTTTCAAAAAGATTTAATAATGTGTGGTGTATTTATTTTTGTTGCGTGGATTTTGGGGTATTATGTTAATATTGAAGCTGAAAATAATAAAAAAAAAGATGAAACTCTTAATACATTAAGCAATGAAAAAAAAGAGATGGAATCTCTATTATTAAATAATAAAATTTGTTATGATATGTTATTTGAAAATTCATTAAACTCAATTATTGTACATACAAATGGAGAAGTTATATATGCTAATGCAAGTGCAACTAAATTATTAGGTTTAAAGGGCGAGAACTTTTATAATCATTATTTATCGGAAGTTAGCAAAGATATTAAAAAAAAATACTCAAGAATTAGCCATAATAAGCTTGTAAAGATTACAAGTGAGGAGAGCATATTAAATTGTGATGGTGAATTCATTCCGGTGATTAATACATCATCTTTTTTTACTTATAAAGGAAAACCATCAGTTTTGACATTTTTAAGAGATATAACATCTGAAAAGAAAGTTGAATCGCTACAAGAAGATATAGAAAAAAATCTAAAGCTACTTAATGAGTCAAGAGAATTTAACAATCTTATAATGAACTTTTTTACTAATATGTCTCATGAGCTTAAGACACCTGTTAATGTAATTTATTCAGCAGTTCAAACTGTAAATATTTATTTTGGCAATTATAATTTGGAAAACATAGAAAAATGTAAATTATACTTTAAAACAATGAAACAAAATTGTTTAAGACTGATTAGAATAATAAATAATTTTTTAGATGTAACTAAGCTAAATTCTGATTCTGGATTTATTAGGATAAAAAAGAGAAATGGTAATATTGTAAATATTATTGAAGAGATTACTCAATCTGTGGCATCTTATGTCAATGATAAAGATATAACACTTATATTTGATACAAACGTTGAGGAAAAGATCATGGGATTTGACCATGATATGATGGAACGTATAATGCTTAATTTAATATCGAATGCTCTTAAATATAGTCATTCTAAGGGAAATATATATGTTGAGTTTATAGATAAACAAACAAGTGTTATCGTTAAAGTAAGGGATGAAGGGGATGGCATTCCAAAGGACAAACTTAATTTTATATTTGAACGTTTTGGTAAAGTAGATAACACTCTTTCAAGAAAATGTGAGGGAACTGGAATAGGATTATATCTTGTTAAATCTTTTGTTGAAATGCATGGTGGGAAAATAAGTGTTTCAAGTGTTGAAGGACAAGGTAGTGAATTTATAATAGAATTACCAGTAGAATTGATTAAAAATGAAGAAGAAGAAGATAAAATTCTATTTAAAACTAATATAGAAAAAATACAAATAGAATTTTCAGATATATACTCTCTACAGAGTTAA
- a CDS encoding TetR/AcrR family transcriptional regulator has translation MSVNINNPRVKRTRDLIINAFISLVTKKGFDSITVKDITTVATINRATFYAHFTDKYALLDTVIVEKFSEIFSHKLLGEMRLNENTIRILILCVCEYFEMVKSICKCGFASILPLIGDKISCELYSIIYEMLIKDHELAENEQIRAQLVATMMSTSIYNVIYKWEVQNRPIPQELLISEIIGFISTGMGTLKR, from the coding sequence ATGTCAGTAAATATAAATAATCCTAGAGTAAAAAGAACCCGTGATCTTATTATCAACGCTTTTATTTCACTAGTTACTAAAAAAGGCTTTGACTCCATTACAGTCAAGGATATTACTACCGTGGCCACCATAAACCGTGCAACCTTCTATGCACATTTTACAGATAAATATGCACTACTGGACACCGTCATAGTAGAGAAATTCTCTGAGATCTTTTCCCATAAACTACTAGGCGAGATGCGCCTAAATGAGAATACTATACGAATCCTCATTCTTTGCGTTTGTGAGTACTTTGAAATGGTAAAAAGCATCTGCAAGTGCGGTTTTGCCTCTATTTTACCTTTAATAGGAGATAAAATATCTTGTGAGCTATATTCCATAATCTATGAGATGCTAATAAAAGACCATGAATTAGCTGAAAATGAACAAATACGTGCCCAATTAGTTGCAACAATGATGAGCACTTCTATTTATAATGTAATTTACAAATGGGAAGTTCAGAATAGACCAATCCCTCAAGAACTTCTAATTTCTGAGATTATTGGGTTTATTTCTACAGGTATGGGTACTTTAAAAAGATGA
- a CDS encoding AraC family transcriptional regulator, whose translation MLEQKENLNKEVLFEESNFIKQKTLNTIIGMTERIAKIDGNTKTIVPFFSVTRHSHEIPITPGVMNPAFSIILQGRKEFHFGDETIHFNAGDFAASIIDMPVSVQVIGASKELPCISLRIDFTTSEIASVILDAKIEFNIKNKNLYLGAFVGKSDEELLDLFIRLLKLINKSKDTYFLSQLIKREMIYHLLSGEYGYLFFQQVLAEQQADGIGKAIEWIKENYKRSFTVEELAKSNNMSVSGLHHKFKAVTAIGPLQYQKELRLHEARRLMFSDSIDVTTAAMEVGYESSSQFTREYKRLFGQPPLKHIRALRKSFENGEFQSGI comes from the coding sequence ATGTTAGAACAAAAAGAAAATTTAAATAAAGAAGTATTATTTGAAGAAAGTAACTTTATTAAGCAAAAGACATTGAATACTATAATTGGAATGACAGAGAGGATAGCTAAAATTGATGGAAATACCAAAACAATAGTCCCATTTTTTTCGGTTACCAGGCACAGTCATGAAATTCCTATAACTCCTGGAGTTATGAATCCTGCATTTAGTATTATTCTTCAAGGAAGAAAGGAGTTTCATTTCGGAGATGAGACTATACATTTTAATGCAGGTGATTTTGCAGCGTCTATTATTGATATGCCTGTATCCGTACAAGTGATAGGAGCATCAAAAGAGTTGCCCTGTATTAGTCTGCGTATTGATTTTACTACAAGTGAAATTGCTTCTGTAATACTGGATGCTAAAATTGAATTTAACATAAAAAATAAGAATCTTTATTTAGGAGCATTTGTAGGAAAATCAGATGAGGAACTATTAGATTTATTTATCAGACTTTTGAAGCTAATAAATAAATCTAAGGATACTTACTTTTTATCGCAGCTTATTAAGCGAGAAATGATTTATCACTTATTGAGTGGAGAGTACGGATACTTGTTTTTTCAACAGGTTCTAGCTGAACAGCAGGCAGATGGAATAGGTAAAGCAATAGAATGGATCAAGGAAAATTATAAACGTTCTTTTACCGTGGAAGAGCTAGCAAAATCAAATAATATGAGTGTATCAGGACTGCACCATAAGTTTAAAGCTGTAACTGCCATTGGTCCGCTACAATATCAGAAAGAGCTGCGACTTCATGAAGCAAGACGACTCATGTTTAGTGATTCTATTGATGTTACTACTGCTGCCATGGAAGTTGGTTATGAAAGCTCATCTCAATTTACCAGGGAATATAAGCGGTTATTTGGACAGCCGCCACTAAAACATATAAGAGCTTTGCGAAAAAGTTTTGAAAATGGTGAATTTCAAAGTGGTATATAA
- a CDS encoding carotenoid biosynthesis protein, producing the protein MGNITIVPVWIIQDILVLIIAALMVFYIIENEERPKIVLMQFLCFVFFYAAVFENVAVSMGLMGNKGFYAYGHSILMIFNIPLTVPIIEFLIVYSTLRVLKTINIPVWTKPFITGLSAMIFDFSLDPVAVKQIFQTSEGIIGRWSYFPIPGEPVIYGEPVMNFTGWIYIAGYWTAFILIGEWWHKKKGYSKLIGYIYPFLASILSVVCLVSPLSNFFNYMAPFFPRTSNMQWVMLIALTIISVGILVLTLTKFWDRKVISSMDYKKDFPIMFTFLGFPLVNTIFCIIGGYMQVLWLVVLAQVLLLLCWIGIHILSKKVILKK; encoded by the coding sequence ATGGGAAATATAACTATAGTACCTGTATGGATTATTCAAGATATTTTAGTTCTAATCATCGCCGCATTAATGGTTTTCTATATAATTGAAAACGAAGAACGTCCAAAGATTGTATTAATGCAATTCCTATGTTTTGTCTTTTTCTACGCCGCAGTCTTTGAAAATGTTGCGGTATCTATGGGACTTATGGGAAATAAAGGTTTTTACGCCTATGGGCACAGTATCCTAATGATATTCAATATACCATTAACTGTTCCTATTATCGAGTTTCTTATCGTTTACTCAACTTTACGTGTTTTGAAGACGATCAATATACCGGTATGGACTAAACCCTTCATTACTGGACTTAGTGCTATGATTTTTGACTTTTCACTGGATCCAGTCGCAGTAAAACAGATTTTTCAAACTTCGGAAGGAATCATTGGCCGGTGGAGTTATTTCCCGATCCCTGGTGAACCTGTCATATATGGGGAACCTGTCATGAATTTTACAGGATGGATCTATATAGCCGGATACTGGACTGCATTTATTTTAATCGGTGAATGGTGGCATAAAAAGAAAGGCTATAGTAAACTAATTGGCTACATATATCCGTTTTTGGCTTCCATTCTTTCTGTAGTTTGTTTGGTTTCACCTTTATCCAATTTCTTTAATTATATGGCACCATTTTTCCCAAGAACTTCTAATATGCAATGGGTAATGTTGATTGCACTTACTATAATTTCAGTGGGAATTTTAGTGTTAACCTTAACCAAGTTCTGGGATCGTAAGGTCATTAGTTCTATGGATTACAAAAAAGATTTTCCTATCATGTTTACATTCCTGGGTTTTCCACTGGTTAATACCATATTTTGCATTATAGGTGGATACATGCAGGTACTATGGCTTGTTGTTCTGGCACAGGTGTTATTATTGCTATGCTGGATTGGAATTCATATTTTGAGTAAAAAAGTTATTCTCAAGAAATGA
- a CDS encoding accessory gene regulator ArgB-like protein codes for MSLTEKIATKIGSNAKLFLNVNEEQEQIIVYGAINLFQMLFAILWVIIAGLLFGVFYEALIFSITASILRKYSGGVHASSPSRCVIIGTFSAALAGILINNIFYTINSITVAVISGAIIIFAFITVFRNAPVDSIKKPIKNIETRRQFKRKSIFTIFIFLFIIIILFILNEKFSELYYIKLIESIGVGVLWQTITLTKNGINFLNKVDFCLKYIIEGMGTTLTPKAK; via the coding sequence ATGTCTCTAACTGAAAAAATAGCAACTAAAATCGGTAGTAATGCAAAATTATTTTTGAATGTTAATGAAGAACAAGAGCAGATAATCGTATATGGAGCAATAAATTTGTTTCAAATGCTATTTGCTATCTTATGGGTCATAATTGCGGGGTTGCTTTTTGGAGTGTTTTATGAAGCTTTAATATTTTCTATTACTGCCAGTATTCTTAGAAAATATTCAGGGGGTGTACATGCATCCTCGCCAAGTCGCTGTGTTATAATAGGAACATTTTCAGCAGCATTAGCTGGAATTTTAATTAATAATATATTTTACACCATAAATAGTATTACTGTAGCAGTAATAAGCGGTGCTATTATAATATTTGCATTTATAACAGTTTTTAGAAATGCACCTGTAGATAGTATTAAGAAGCCTATTAAAAATATTGAAACTAGAAGACAATTTAAGAGGAAATCTATTTTTACTATATTTATTTTTTTATTCATAATAATAATTTTATTCATACTCAACGAAAAGTTTTCAGAATTGTATTACATAAAATTAATAGAAAGTATTGGAGTTGGAGTCTTATGGCAGACTATTACTCTTACTAAGAATGGAATAAACTTTTTAAACAAAGTTGACTTTTGCTTAAAATACATAATTGAGGGAATGGGAACAACCTTGACACCAAAGGCAAAGTAA
- a CDS encoding SDR family NAD(P)-dependent oxidoreductase, giving the protein MNPNSKIALVTGGSCGIGRNSAIALSKKGIDVIITYNNQKEKADEVVKEIEANGGKAAAIQLDVSNISSFDSFASKLSDVLKDKWNREHFDFLINNAGISSHTPILEVTEEEFDKIVNVHFKGVFFLTQKLIPLIADKGGIVNTSTGLTRFTAPGSGLYAAAKGSVEVFTRYLAIELGARGIRANTIAPGPVNTEFSGDTYIKNPSLKDTIGSYAALGRIGEASDIGGVVASLCADEMGWVTGQRIEASGGMLV; this is encoded by the coding sequence ATGAACCCCAATAGTAAAATTGCATTAGTTACAGGTGGAAGTTGTGGAATTGGTAGAAATTCTGCAATAGCCCTATCTAAAAAGGGTATAGATGTAATTATCACTTACAATAATCAAAAAGAAAAAGCAGATGAAGTTGTAAAAGAAATTGAAGCAAATGGTGGTAAAGCTGCTGCTATTCAGCTTGATGTAAGTAATATATCTTCATTTGATTCCTTTGCATCTAAGTTATCAGATGTTTTAAAGGATAAATGGAATAGAGAGCACTTTGATTTTTTAATTAATAATGCTGGAATTTCAAGCCATACTCCTATTTTAGAAGTTACAGAAGAAGAGTTTGATAAAATAGTTAATGTACACTTTAAAGGAGTTTTCTTTTTAACACAGAAACTAATTCCGCTTATTGCTGACAAAGGTGGAATTGTAAACACTTCAACAGGATTGACCCGTTTTACAGCCCCAGGTTCGGGACTTTATGCTGCTGCGAAAGGTTCAGTAGAAGTTTTTACTAGATATTTAGCGATAGAATTAGGAGCTAGAGGCATAAGAGCGAATACGATAGCTCCTGGACCTGTTAACACTGAGTTTAGTGGAGACACTTATATTAAAAATCCAAGTTTGAAAGATACGATTGGTTCTTATGCTGCACTCGGAAGAATTGGAGAAGCTTCTGATATTGGAGGTGTTGTCGCTAGTCTATGCGCAGATGAAATGGGATGGGTTACCGGTCAACGTATTGAAGCATCTGGCGGTATGTTAGTATAA
- a CDS encoding MerR family transcriptional regulator, translating to MTYTIKDISKMFGVSIYTIRFYDKEGLLPFVLRNKSGNRVFTESDVSLFRTICCLKNTGMQLKDIKKYIDLCMEGSRTIDSRKELLLKHQEAILNQINDLNENLDLIHTKIVKYTSPNAAQIINEERKKVHEEKRENNLLL from the coding sequence TTGACTTATACAATAAAAGATATATCAAAAATGTTTGGCGTTTCTATCTATACAATTCGTTTCTATGACAAAGAGGGTCTTCTGCCATTTGTTTTGAGAAATAAATCAGGAAACAGAGTTTTTACTGAATCAGACGTAAGCCTGTTTAGAACAATTTGTTGTCTAAAGAATACTGGCATGCAACTTAAGGATATAAAAAAATATATTGATTTATGCATGGAAGGTTCTAGAACCATAGATTCACGAAAAGAATTACTTTTAAAACATCAAGAAGCAATTTTAAACCAAATAAATGATCTCAATGAAAATTTAGACCTTATTCATACCAAAATAGTGAAGTATACATCTCCTAACGCGGCGCAAATTATTAACGAAGAAAGAAAAAAAGTTCATGAGGAAAAACGCGAAAATAACTTGCTATTATAA
- a CDS encoding flavin reductase family protein produces MSRKNIGAKPYITPMPVLMISSYDEAEKPTAMLAVWGGITNETEITITVASQRNTLKGILARGSFVVSMADVENEVACDYLGITTGNKVEDKFEKSGFNTTKSEFVDAPIIDELPFAVECRVKSYDEETWRLVGEIVNVSLDERILGEDGKISFEKFHPITFDWMNKSYLSVGEKVGDAYRDGLQLREKN; encoded by the coding sequence ATGTCTAGAAAAAATATCGGAGCAAAGCCATACATCACACCGATGCCGGTTTTGATGATTTCATCTTATGATGAGGCTGAAAAGCCGACCGCAATGTTAGCAGTATGGGGCGGAATCACGAATGAGACAGAAATTACTATTACCGTAGCATCCCAGAGAAACACGTTAAAGGGAATTCTTGCCAGAGGTTCCTTTGTTGTAAGTATGGCGGATGTGGAAAATGAAGTTGCCTGTGATTACCTTGGTATAACAACAGGAAATAAAGTGGAAGATAAGTTTGAGAAGTCCGGATTCAATACAACAAAGTCTGAATTCGTAGATGCACCGATTATCGATGAGCTTCCTTTTGCCGTTGAGTGCAGAGTGAAGAGCTATGATGAGGAAACTTGGAGACTGGTAGGCGAAATCGTCAATGTAAGTCTGGATGAACGGATTCTTGGAGAAGATGGCAAGATATCTTTTGAAAAATTCCATCCGATCACTTTCGATTGGATGAATAAGTCATATCTGTCCGTTGGTGAAAAGGTCGGTGATGCTTACCGCGATGGACTTCAGTTGAGAGAGAAGAACTAA